From Betta splendens chromosome 3, fBetSpl5.4, whole genome shotgun sequence, the proteins below share one genomic window:
- the rrad gene encoding GTP-binding protein RAD: protein MTLNKGDKLRNMDKRRGSVPFPMNLPNLHRRSMPVDDRDLRTTVPQTGQTDELSNLLRCTSYSPKEQHRGSCASDSSDSVISTSSEAESQVYKVVLLGEHGVGKSSLARVFGGVEDAGHDCDEAGNTYDRCILVDEEEASIVLYDIWEQDNSQWLKEQCMIMGDAYIIVYSVTDKSSFEKASELRIQLRRARQSENIPIILVGNKSDLVRSREVSVDEGSACAVVFDCKFIETSASLHHNVQDLFEGIVRQIRLRKDSKEENARRMANCRRRESIGKKAKRFLGRMVARKNKKMAFRQKSKSCHDLTVL, encoded by the exons ATGACTTTGAACAAGGGTGACAAGTTGCGTAACATGGacaagaggagagggagcgtgCCGTTCCCCATGAACCTGCCCAACCTGCACCGGAGATCCATGCCCGTGGACGACCGGGACCTGCGCACCACCGTCCCGCAGACGGGACAGACCGACGAGCTGTCCAACCTCCTGCGCTGCACGTCCTACTCCCCCAAAGAGCAGCACCGAGGCAGCTGCGCCTCGGACTCCTCCGACTCCGTGATCTCCACCAGCAGCGAAGCCGAGTCTCAGGTGTACAAGGTGGTCCTGCTCGGCGAGCACGGGGTCGGCAAGTCCAGCCTGGCGCGCGTCTTCGGAGGAGTCGAGGATGCTGGTCACGACTGCGATGAAGCAG GAAACACTTATGACAGATGCATCCTGGTGGATGAAGAAGAGGCATCGATTGTGTTGTACGACATTTGGGAGCAG GATAACAGTCAGTGGCTGAAGGAGCAGTGCATGATAATGGGAGACGCCTACATCATTGTGTACTCAGTGACAGACAAATCCAGCTTCGAGAAGGCGTCAGAGCTGCGCATTCAGCTGCGTCGCGCCAGACAGTCGGAGAACATTCCCATAATCCTTGTGGGCAATAAGAGTGACCTGGTGCGGTCCAGAGAGGTGTCTGTAGATG AGGGAAGCGCCTGCGCCGTGGTCTTCGACTGCAAGTTCATCGAGACGTCCGCCTCGCTCCACCACAACGTGCAGGACCTGTTTGAGGGCATCGTCCGACAGATCCGCCTGAGGAAGGACAGCAAGGAGGAGAACGCGCGGCGCATGGCCAACTGCCGGCGCCGGGAGAGCATCGGCAAGAAGGCCAAGCGCTTCCTGGGCCGCATGGTCGCGCGCAAGAACAAGAAGATGGCCTTCAGGCAGAAGTCCAAGTCCTGCCACGACCTCACCGTGCTCTGA
- the cdh16 gene encoding cadherin-16 has translation MADRGASPMRFLTLMLVMLHALSPCSGANVKIGVPENYDGIFPWYLAKLPNLPANYSDLVVTGDGEGIFGVEAQFLFALKPLDREKQPSYSLQVSFRASVHRQSFTVEVCVIDKNDNVPTFIEESMRGSVQLGLLKGIPFMQVEAQDRDDRSTAHAELRFSLMEQTPRIPSSQMFFIDSLAGEVSLTEEGSSALDPEMCGRYKLLVMVKDMAGRANAFFSTGIVTVEVTGNTWASPDPVRLQENLPGPYPIPISQVKWSGSQAVYSLEGEFPEMLFTISREGVIYLNAPLDRETQDQFHIHIVVERPDGRAIAKPVELRVMVGDANDNRPTFPQAQYHTVVKELAARGTEILTVQAADNDDPKTDNVRIFYRLVGQIPESPRALFRVDRDSGVISVQADSMEGTAPQYTLTITAEDAKGLNSSCTVVVTVQDENNNPPVFSQHEYGPFHIPEDASVGTTVAAVAARDADVWGGDSWQVNYRVESGNEEEVFTLRTDRQTNEVSLMLSKVLDFERESEYILVLSAQNPVALVRGRYGPASTATVTIYVDDVNEGPILSQSHYEVTVREGEEPGRVIATIRGYDPDSHPIRYSLQGDTKKYFSIGKYSGELKTVHALDREENSTYTMGVIAVDGRNSSLSTSTLVTVQILDVNDNSPVLVGDYSWKYLCTPRWEDQALVLASRDSDGPQHGGRLNFSLRSDPMVRRNWKLTPINDTHTNLSLNIPHLAPDVYTVPFTISDSSSPPRSTFINLPVTVCPCNIRGNCKMAAKQLQGMPTIQSAVGILLGTFTVIGTILVIVFVRLSYQNPKRPSRTSQERVPLNINI, from the exons ATGGCAGACAGAGGAGCCTCTCCAATGCGCTTCCTCACCCTCATG CTGGTTATGCTGCACGCGCTTTCGCCGTGCTCTGGGGCTAACGTAAAAATTGGGGTGCCTGAAAATTACGATGGCATTTTCCCGTGGTATCTAGCCAAG CTCCCAAACCTGCCGGCTAATTACAGTGACCTGGTGGTAACCGGGGATGGAGAGGGCATATTCGGTGTGGAGGCGCAGTTTCTGTTTGCTCTCAAACCACTGGACAGGGAGAAGCAGCCGTCGTACTCTCTGCAG gTGTCTTTCAGAGCGTCAGTGCATCGTCAGAGCTTCACTGTTGAAGTATGTGTCATCGATAAGAATGACAATGTACCCACTTTCATAGAGGAGAGCATGAGAGGCAGCGTGCAGCTCGGGCTGCTCAAAG GGATCCCGTTCATGCAGGTGGAGGCGCAGGACCGCGACGACCGCAGCACCGCCCACGCCGAGCTGCGCTTCAGCCTCATGGAGCAAACGCCCAGGATCCCCTCCAGCCAGATGTTCTTCATCGACTCCCTCGCTGGGGAGGTCTCCCTCACGGAGGAAG GATCCTCTGCTCTGGACCCGGAGATGTGCGGCCGCTATAAGCTCCTGGTGATGGTGAAGGACATGGCCGGGAGGGCCAACGCTTTCTTCTCCACCGGCATCGTCACGGTGGAGGTGACGGGGAACACCTGGGCTTCCCCCGACCCCGTGCGCCTCCAGGAGAACCTCCCGGGCCCCTACCCCATTCCCATCTCACAG gtCAAATGGAGTGGAAGCCAGGCAGTGTACAGTCTGGAGGGGGAGTTTCCTGAGATGCTCTTCACCATCAGCAGAGAAGGAGTCATTTATCTCAATGCCCCTctggacagagagacacaagacCAG TTCCACATCCACATCGTAGTGGAGCGTCCCGACGGCAGAGCGATCGCCAAGCCTGTGGAGCTGAGGGTGATGGTGGGGGACGCCAACGACAACAGGCCCACCTTCCCGCAGGCGCAGTACCACACGGTGGTCAAGGAACTGGCTGCTCGAG GGACAGAAATCCTGACAGTGCAGGCAGCCGATAATGACGATCCTAAGACGGACAATGTGCGGATCTTCTACCGTTTAGTCGGACAGATCCCGGAGAGCCCTCGCGCCCTCTTCAGAGTGGACCGCGACTCGGGGGTCATCTCCGTCCAGGCGGACAGCATGGAGGGCACGGCGCCGCAGTACACCCTCACCATCACGGCCGAGGACGCCAAAG GTCTGAACAGCTCCTGCACCGTGGTGGTGACGGTTCAGGATGAGAACAACAATCCGCCGGTCTTCTCCCAACATGAG TATGGACCCTTCCACATCCCAGAGGACGCTTCAGTGGGCACCACAGTAGCAGCTGTGGCGGCGAGGGACGCAGATGTTTGGGGAGGAGACAGCTGGCAGGTGAACTATCGCGTGGAGTCCGGGAACGAGGAGGAGGTCTTCACCTTaaggacagacaggcagaccaACGAGGTCTCACTCATGCTGTCCAAG GTGCTGGACTTTGAGCGCGAGAGCGAGTACATCCTGGTTCTCAGCGCTCAGAACCCGGTGGCTCTGGTCCGCGGCCGATACGGACCTGCGTCCACGGCCACGGTTACTATTTATGTTGACGACGTGAACGAGGGTCCGATCCTGTCGCAGAGCCATTACGAGGTGACTGTCAGGGAGGGCGAGGAACCGGGGCGAGTTATCGCCACCATCCGAGGTTACGACCCTGACTCCCATCCAATCAG GTATTCTCTTCAAGGGGACACGAAGAAATACTTCTCGATAGGGAAATATTCTGGAGAACTGAAGACTGTGCACGcgctggacagagaggagaacagCACGTACACCATGGGCGTCATTGCAGTGGATGGAC GAAACTCTTCCTTGTCGACCTCCACCCTTGTGACTGTCCAAATCCTGGACGTGAACGACAACAGCCCGGTGCTGGTGGGAGACTACTCCTGGAAGTACCTGTGCACCCCTCGCTGGGAGGACCAAGCTCTGGTGCTGGCCTCGCGGGACAGCGACGGGCCGCAGCACGGGGGGCGCCTGAACTTCTCACTGCGCAGTGATCCCATGGTCCGGCGGAACTGGAAGCTCACGCCTATCAATG ATACTCACACCAACCTGTCCTTGAACATCCCACATCTGGCCCCTGACGTCTACACGGTGCCCTTCACCATCTCTgacagcagctctcctcccagaAGCACCTTCATAAACTTGCCAG TGACGGTGTGTCCCTGCAACATCAGAGGGAACTGTAAAATGGCTGCGAAGCAGTTGCAGGGAATGCCCACTATTCAGTCTGCGGTGGGAATTCTGCTGGGCACCTTCACAGTTATAG GAACTATCcttgttattgtgtttgtgaGACTGTCCTACCAGAACCCCAAACgccccagcagaaccagccagGAGAGAGTTCCCCTCAATATTAATATATGA
- the LOC114852399 gene encoding ATP synthase F(0) complex subunit C3, mitochondrial-like, which translates to MYACAKLVSTASLVRAGSRALYRPLSAAVVSDARKAETSSFLAPQSISSSQQQLAVRSIHTSGVSRDIDTAAKFIGAGAATVGVAGSGAGIGTVFGSLIIGYARNPSLKQQLFSYAILGFALSEAMGLFCLMVAFLILFAM; encoded by the exons ATGTATGCCTGCGCTAAGCTCGTCTCTACAGCCTCTCTG GTCCGTGCTGGATCTCGAGCACTATACAGACCACTCTCTGCAGCAGTAGTGTCAGATGCCAGGAAAGCAGAG ACCTCTTCATTCCTGGCACCACAGAGCATTTCatcctcccagcagcagctggctgtGCGGAGCATCCATACTAGTGGAGTGAGCCGTGACATCGACACTGCTGCAAAGTTCATCGGAGCAGGAGCTGCCACCGTGGGAGTAGCAGGATCCGGAGCTGGAATTGGAACAGTGTTTGGGAGCCTTATTATTGGATATGCCAG GAACCCctctctgaagcagcagcttttctcttaTGCCATCTTGGGGTTTGCGCTGTCTGAAGCTATGGGTCTCTTCTGTCTGATGGTTGCTTTCCTTATTCTGTTTGCTATGTAA
- the nsun3 gene encoding tRNA (cytosine(34)-C(5))-methyltransferase, mitochondrial, protein TTETTEWSPQQVTKKHKKARPFCQPVLDHFDEQYREELGDLWTSVRSALLDPHVWQYGVMVNRFTAETNLTQVLQSQGFFKFLPQTDVTKLRCGATSLVSNVKYHSAEDCVSLPRCISKCPPDDYRLQPDITSDSLSQDFESELSPSLPLSSLQCYIHPYPVRFPAQAHRPGQLKQYYLLNAASLLPVLALQVKDGEKVLDLCSAPGGKAVAIMQCATPALLCCNEPDPHRRDWLSKTLESFLPQSLSSRVIVSPRDGRCFGVRSATTYDKVLVDAPCSNDRSWLYSSSHQQGEQRLKERDRLPLLQAQLLRSALSAVRPGGVVVYSTCTLSSAENYAVVQTVLNEFPEAEPEDLWEEVAVPLSKYFAFGPARPDHGRTPYQPVSRPQKSAVSAGHHTLGLLVVPQLGKAWGPMFLSRIKRRK, encoded by the exons acaacagaaacaacagaatGGAGCCCACAGCAG GTaaccaaaaaacacaaaaaggcaagaCCTTTTTGTCAGCCTGTGCTGGACCACTTCGATGAGCAGTACAGAGAGGAACTTGGAGACTTGTGGACTTCTGTAAG ATCAGCCCTCCTCGACCCTCACGTCTGGCAATATGGTGTTATGGTTAACCGCTTCACAGCTGAGACAAACCTCACCCAGGTTTTGCAGTCACAGGGATTTTTTAAGTTCCTACCTCAGACGGACGTCACTAAATTGCGTTGTGGCGCCACCTCACTAGTTTCCAATGTTAAATACCACTCAGCAGAAGACTGTGTGTCATTGCCTCGCTGCATCTCCAAGTGCCCCCCGGATGACTACCGTCTTCAACCTGACATCACCTCAGACTCGCTTAGTCAGGACTTTGAATCAGAGCTGTCACCTAGTTTGCCCTTATCTTCACTGCAGTGTTATATCCACCCATATCCAGTGCGATTTCCTGCTCAAGCTCACAGGCCTGGTCAGCTGAAGCAGTACTACCTTCTGAATGCTGCCTCCCTGCTACCTGTGCTGGCTTTGCAAGTCAAAGATGGAGAGAAGGTTTTGGATTTGTGCTCAGCTCCTGGAGGCAAAGCCGTAGCCATAATGCAGTGTGCCACTCCAG CACTTCTCTGCTGTAATGAACCGGATCCTCACAGACGAGACTGGCTGTCCAAAACTTTAGAGTCGTTTCTACCTCAGTCATTAAGCAGCAGAGTGATTGTGTCTCCACGGGATGGACGATGTTTTGGAGTTAGATCAGCAACGACATATGACAAG GTTTTGGTCGATGCCCCTTGCTCTAATGACAGGAGCTGGTTGTATTCTAGCAGCCACCAGCAGGGGGAACAAAGACTGAAGGAAAGAGAcaggcttcctctgctccaaGCTCAGCTTCTTAG GTCTGCACTGTCAGCGGTGCGTCCGGGGGGTGTTGTTGTCTATTCCACTTGCACGCTGTCCAGCGCTGAGAACTACGCTGTGGTTCAGACTGTGCTCAATGAATTTCCTGAGGCCGAACCTGAGGATCTGTGGGAGGAGGTTGCCGTCCCTCTCTCAAAATATTTCGCATTTGGTCCAGCTCGCCCCGATCACGGTCGGACGCCTTACCAACCGGTCTCGCGGCCACAGAAAAGCGCCGTGTCCGCTGGTCACCACACACTTGGACTTTTAGTGGTTCCTCAGCTTGGCAAGGCCTGGGGACCTATGTTTTTGTCACGGATTAAAAGGAGGAAATAG